In a single window of the Anaerocolumna cellulosilytica genome:
- a CDS encoding ABC transporter permease produces MGKKIKYHKVDGMMVQKPKKQKLTWNLIRKQRYLYFMSVPFIIWIIIFKYVPLWGWSMAFQNVRPKSFVLPVWEREWVGLKNFKDVFSRDMFYAALRNTLAMSGISIVLGFATAIIFALLLNELRVMRFKKLTQTISYLPHFVSWVIIASIAQIFLKDSGVLNQILMSMGIISEPIKFLSQTGPRFWFVVCLVNVWKECGWDAIIYLSAMTGIDQGLYEAAKVDGAGRFRRMWHITLPGIRPTIIVLLILSIGSVLNIGMERQMLMSNAITKDYANVLDWYAYLFGIGENNYSFGTAVGIFKSAISLLLLMGANKIANKIGEGSLV; encoded by the coding sequence ATGGGTAAAAAGATTAAGTATCATAAAGTAGACGGTATGATGGTACAAAAACCGAAAAAACAGAAATTGACATGGAATCTGATACGGAAACAGAGATATTTATATTTTATGTCGGTTCCCTTTATTATTTGGATCATTATATTTAAGTATGTACCTTTGTGGGGCTGGAGCATGGCTTTTCAGAACGTGAGGCCAAAATCCTTTGTACTTCCCGTATGGGAAAGAGAATGGGTGGGGTTAAAGAATTTTAAAGATGTTTTTAGCAGAGATATGTTTTATGCCGCTCTTAGAAATACGCTTGCAATGAGTGGTATCAGTATCGTACTGGGGTTTGCAACAGCTATAATTTTTGCTTTGCTTTTAAATGAACTTAGGGTAATGCGGTTTAAAAAACTAACTCAAACCATATCATACCTGCCCCATTTTGTGTCCTGGGTTATTATTGCAAGTATTGCGCAGATATTCTTAAAGGATTCCGGTGTACTTAATCAAATACTTATGAGTATGGGTATCATCTCCGAACCCATTAAATTTCTAAGTCAGACCGGTCCCAGGTTCTGGTTTGTGGTATGCCTTGTTAATGTATGGAAAGAATGTGGCTGGGATGCCATTATCTATTTATCGGCTATGACAGGAATAGATCAGGGGCTTTATGAAGCAGCCAAGGTAGACGGTGCTGGAAGATTTCGCAGGATGTGGCATATTACTTTACCGGGTATACGCCCTACAATAATCGTGCTGCTTATTCTAAGTATAGGTTCTGTGTTAAATATTGGAATGGAGAGACAGATGCTTATGAGTAATGCCATAACAAAAGACTATGCCAACGTACTTGATTGGTATGCTTATTTGTTTGGTATTGGTGAAAATAACTACTCCTTTGGTACGGCAGTTGGTATCTTTAAGTCAGCAATAAGTCTCTTATTGCTAATGGGTGCCAATAAAATAGCAAATAAAATTGGCGAAGGTTCGCTTGTTTAG
- a CDS encoding carbohydrate ABC transporter permease, whose amino-acid sequence MVKLKEEKGKIKRNSNKITTFDICLVVFFIVVIIATLYPFLNVVAISLNDSLDTVRGMNFIIPRKFTWANYEKLFREEKLLFPFLISVLRTVAGTITNLAATVMISFVFSRRDFYFNKLFTIIFIVTMYVSGGLVPEYLLIARTLRLSNSFLVYIIPSLIWVYNILLVRSFIDGLPTALQESAQIDGANDFIVFYKIIVPLCKPVLATVALFVAVGQWNSFMDTYFYARNLPTLQYKLYEILNDTGINLSSMHQAAALETVATITPQSVRMAITVIVTVPIVVVYPFLQKYFVGGMTLGAVKS is encoded by the coding sequence ATGGTAAAATTAAAGGAAGAAAAAGGGAAAATCAAAAGAAACTCAAATAAAATTACAACGTTTGACATCTGTTTAGTGGTATTTTTTATTGTAGTTATAATAGCCACCTTATATCCGTTTTTAAATGTGGTTGCTATTTCTCTAAATGATTCTCTGGATACGGTTAGAGGGATGAATTTTATCATTCCAAGAAAATTTACTTGGGCGAATTACGAGAAGCTGTTTCGGGAAGAAAAACTACTATTTCCGTTCTTGATATCTGTGCTTAGGACGGTAGCTGGAACAATAACCAATCTTGCTGCCACGGTCATGATTTCATTTGTATTCAGCCGAAGAGATTTTTATTTTAACAAGCTGTTTACCATAATTTTTATAGTGACCATGTATGTAAGCGGTGGTCTGGTGCCGGAATACCTGCTAATCGCCAGAACTCTCCGTTTAAGCAATAGTTTTTTAGTATATATTATACCATCTTTGATATGGGTCTATAACATACTTTTGGTTCGTTCCTTTATAGACGGACTGCCAACAGCCTTACAGGAATCCGCACAAATTGATGGTGCCAATGACTTTATTGTATTTTATAAAATCATAGTACCTCTGTGTAAACCGGTACTGGCTACTGTGGCTTTATTTGTGGCGGTTGGACAATGGAACTCTTTTATGGATACCTATTTTTATGCAAGAAACCTGCCGACGTTACAATACAAACTGTATGAAATACTCAATGATACGGGAATCAATTTGAGTAGCATGCATCAGGCAGCAGCCCTTGAAACCGTAGCCACCATAACGCCTCAGTCTGTCAGAATGGCAATTACGGTAATTGTAACCGTACCTATTGTGGTTGTTTATCCGTTTTTACAGAAATACTTTGTAGGTGGAATGACCCTTGGGGCGGTGAAAAGTTAA
- a CDS encoding sensor histidine kinase, with amino-acid sequence MGTIKGLIARFKTFILNMKIREKIITIYIIGGFIPLLVLITYLINGTQNIIIEQTKASEKSELSVMSDRIIETMRIITDVSLRMYFDNELEHIAFNEYSSYDEMVSDYIAYDTISNYMNYYYKEINNIRMYLDNKTIPSNNRFYGINDSILSQDWYQETMNAGGSSVWNYVYDDINRRSYWCLTRLISTKAKKNVGVLMIQVRTQLLEDLFNKRQYETIFVMNDEQIVISNRKDTDKEQLLNLIKEYKRDGSNRVTYRGEDCVMSVMPLKYRKTKSRGLIVSFQPYRTLLKAANDRNLEGFVFIICSFVMSLTLIYFFSNQFSLRVKLFHKQMHKAANGNFNFPTKMEGKDEIGLLYDDLYTMIDSIQKLYAAIYEEKIQTEKINSRQKDVEFKMLASQINPHFLYNTLETIRMKARCNKEYEIEELVKMLAKIMRRNIEVGDKLVTLKSELELVEYYLKIQKYRFTDKIKFNIELFCDISKYKIMPLIIQPIVENAFVHGLEEKEATGEIYIYIEEQENLMIHVIDNGLGIPEYKLEQLREDMNNMDELHKSNIGLSNVHQRIKLLYGEHYGLTITSKEQVGTSVSILLPKGITDIQ; translated from the coding sequence ATGGGGACAATAAAAGGGCTTATCGCAAGGTTTAAGACTTTTATTCTAAATATGAAAATACGTGAAAAAATAATTACAATCTATATAATCGGTGGTTTTATTCCCCTTCTGGTTTTAATTACATACCTGATTAATGGAACACAAAATATAATCATTGAACAAACGAAGGCATCCGAGAAATCGGAACTATCGGTTATGTCAGACCGTATTATAGAAACGATGCGAATTATAACAGATGTATCTTTGCGAATGTACTTTGACAATGAGTTAGAGCATATAGCATTTAATGAATATTCCAGTTATGATGAGATGGTTTCGGATTACATAGCATACGATACGATTAGCAATTATATGAATTACTACTATAAAGAAATTAATAATATTCGAATGTATCTGGATAATAAGACCATACCCAGCAACAACCGGTTTTATGGCATTAACGACAGCATACTTTCACAGGATTGGTATCAGGAAACAATGAATGCGGGAGGTAGTTCCGTCTGGAATTATGTTTACGATGATATAAACCGCAGAAGCTACTGGTGCCTTACCAGACTTATAAGTACGAAAGCGAAAAAGAACGTGGGTGTACTAATGATACAGGTACGAACCCAGCTTTTGGAGGATCTATTCAATAAGCGGCAATATGAAACCATATTTGTTATGAATGATGAACAGATAGTGATTTCCAATAGAAAGGATACGGATAAAGAACAATTACTGAATCTTATAAAGGAGTATAAAAGAGATGGCAGTAACCGGGTTACATACAGGGGGGAAGACTGCGTTATGTCAGTCATGCCACTTAAGTACAGAAAGACAAAAAGCAGAGGCCTTATTGTAAGCTTTCAGCCCTACCGTACCTTATTAAAGGCTGCTAATGACAGAAATCTGGAAGGATTCGTATTTATAATATGCAGCTTTGTTATGTCACTGACTTTAATCTATTTTTTCTCTAATCAATTCAGCCTACGAGTCAAACTTTTTCACAAACAAATGCATAAGGCGGCTAACGGTAATTTTAATTTTCCTACTAAAATGGAAGGGAAGGATGAAATAGGATTATTGTATGATGATTTGTATACCATGATAGATAGTATACAAAAGCTTTATGCTGCAATATATGAGGAAAAAATACAAACGGAAAAAATAAACAGCAGGCAAAAAGATGTGGAATTTAAAATGCTTGCTAGTCAGATAAATCCCCACTTTCTTTATAATACCTTGGAAACTATACGTATGAAAGCACGCTGCAACAAGGAATATGAAATCGAAGAGCTTGTTAAAATGCTGGCTAAAATCATGCGCAGAAATATAGAAGTAGGTGATAAGCTTGTAACATTAAAATCAGAGCTTGAGCTGGTTGAGTATTACTTAAAAATTCAGAAATATCGTTTTACAGATAAAATAAAATTTAATATTGAATTATTCTGTGATATCAGCAAGTATAAAATTATGCCCCTTATTATTCAGCCCATAGTAGAAAACGCCTTCGTTCATGGACTGGAAGAAAAGGAAGCGACAGGTGAAATCTATATTTATATAGAAGAACAAGAGAATCTAATGATTCATGTTATAGATAATGGACTTGGAATACCGGAATATAAACTAGAGCAGTTAAGGGAAGATATGAATAATATGGATGAACTTCATAAGAGCAATATAGGACTTAGTAATGTACATCAAAGAATTAAGCTATTATATGGAGAGCACTATGGTTTAACCATAACCAGCAAAGAACAGGTGGGTACCTCAGTATCCATTCTATTACCAAAGGGGATTACCGATATACAGTAA
- a CDS encoding aromatic acid exporter family protein, translating into MASGQALLKKYQINIIKIIKIAIGSSIAILLAEVLGLKYSASAGIITLLSIQDTKKETLKLAGKRFLAFLFAITAAYLLFQSIGYYTHVFGLFLLVFITGSYLLRLQDGISMCSVMVTHFLIEKNMEASFIGNELAIFGIGILVGILCNIYIPARLWQVKSDMDKVEQHMKNILGSMAECILFERQSSEMTDCSKEKNCKMGCCLEEEFAVLNQLLSDALLGAYANMNNTLLSDTRYYIQYFDMRKSQLVILEHIKEQLCLLTQIPKQVKPISMFIQCIGAQFHEYNNAERLLFDLEVIKEDYKEEPNPATREEFENRAILYLILYDLESFLKIKRDFVRGITKKQIETFWEKGRK; encoded by the coding sequence TTGGCGAGTGGTCAGGCATTATTGAAAAAATACCAGATAAATATAATTAAAATTATTAAGATTGCCATAGGCAGCAGTATAGCTATATTGCTTGCGGAAGTGCTTGGTTTAAAGTACAGTGCTTCAGCGGGAATAATTACTCTGCTTAGTATACAGGATACAAAAAAAGAAACTCTGAAATTAGCCGGAAAACGTTTCCTGGCATTTCTTTTCGCAATAACCGCTGCATATCTGTTGTTTCAAAGTATTGGTTACTATACCCATGTATTTGGATTATTTTTATTAGTCTTTATTACCGGCAGTTATTTATTGCGTTTGCAGGATGGCATATCTATGTGCTCGGTTATGGTAACACATTTTTTAATCGAAAAAAATATGGAAGCCTCGTTTATAGGTAATGAACTTGCAATCTTTGGAATTGGAATTTTAGTGGGGATTCTATGTAATATATATATTCCGGCCAGGCTTTGGCAAGTGAAGTCCGACATGGACAAGGTGGAGCAGCATATGAAGAACATTCTTGGAAGTATGGCAGAATGTATCCTCTTTGAGAGACAAAGTTCAGAGATGACAGATTGCAGCAAAGAAAAAAATTGCAAGATGGGCTGCTGTCTGGAGGAGGAATTTGCTGTTTTAAATCAATTGCTTTCTGATGCCCTATTAGGAGCGTATGCCAATATGAATAATACCTTGTTAAGTGATACACGGTATTATATACAATATTTTGATATGCGTAAAAGTCAGTTAGTAATCCTTGAGCATATAAAAGAGCAGTTATGTCTTCTGACACAGATACCAAAGCAGGTAAAACCAATTTCTATGTTTATACAATGTATCGGAGCGCAATTTCATGAATATAACAATGCAGAAAGACTTTTGTTTGACCTTGAGGTTATTAAAGAGGATTATAAGGAAGAACCGAATCCCGCTACCAGAGAGGAGTTTGAAAACCGGGCTATATTGTATTTAATATTATATGATTTGGAAAGCTTTTTAAAGATTAAAAGGGATTTCGTCAGAGGGATTACAAAGAAGCAGATAGAGACCTTTTGGGAAAAAGGCAGGAAGTAA
- the yicI gene encoding alpha-xylosidase gives MKFSYGCWVQRKGTELFSPAEVYETKRDVSSITFLAPTHKIKHRGDTLGGPNLTIKISAPVPEVLRIQTYHYKGVVNHGPDFELNMGENSALSIEEDEKEYILSSGSLKVTVDKETAALNFYRGKYKLTSSKARDLAYVKTEFTGLAHETDTKDAYMREQLSLSVGELIYGLGERFTPFVKNGQNVEIWNEDGGTSTELSYKNIPFYLSGRGYGVFVNSTDKVSFEVSSEMVKKVGFSIPGESLDYFIFNGPTMKEALSRYTDLTGKPALPAPWTFGLWLSTSFTTNYDEATVTSFVDGMIEREIPLSVFHFDCFWMKGFQWSDFRWDKEVFSNPAGMLRRLKEKGLRICVWINSYIAQESVLFEEGMENGYFVKRTNGDVWQWDMWQPGMALVDFTNPRACEWFSARLEDLLDMGVDCFKTDFGERIPIQDVVYYNGADPVRMHNYYTYLYNKTVFDLLERKRGKKEAVLFARSATVGGQKFPVHWGGDCWSDFESMSESLRGGLSLTMSGFGFWSHDIGGFEDTSTPDVYKRWVAFGLMSSHSRLHGSSSYRVPWVYDEEAVDVARFFTKLKLSLMPYIYRNAIETSKTGIPTMRSMVLEFQEDPACGYLDKQYMFGDSLLIAPVFDEEGVVEYYVPMGNWTNYLTGEKIRGGSYRKEQHGYFSLPCLVRENTILAVGAKDSAPSYDYAKEVTFKIYELVEEKMAATKLYDIKADLELEISSLLTGNQIKITVNHYANKKPYKIYLHNIKNVTACNGGKYDIDSTGTFLIPDSSDMSMTEELVCILG, from the coding sequence ATGAAGTTTAGTTATGGCTGTTGGGTACAGAGGAAGGGAACGGAATTATTTAGTCCTGCCGAGGTGTATGAAACGAAAAGAGATGTATCCAGTATAACCTTTTTAGCACCCACTCACAAAATCAAGCACAGAGGAGATACTTTGGGAGGACCTAATCTGACCATTAAAATATCTGCTCCGGTGCCGGAAGTATTACGTATCCAAACGTATCACTATAAAGGCGTTGTAAACCATGGGCCGGATTTTGAATTAAATATGGGAGAGAACTCGGCGTTGTCCATTGAAGAAGACGAGAAAGAATATATACTTTCAAGCGGCTCCTTAAAAGTGACGGTAGATAAGGAAACCGCTGCTCTTAATTTTTATCGGGGAAAATATAAATTAACTTCTAGTAAAGCTCGTGACCTTGCATATGTAAAAACCGAATTTACTGGATTGGCTCATGAAACCGACACAAAGGATGCTTATATGAGAGAGCAGTTAAGTCTATCCGTAGGTGAACTCATTTATGGGCTTGGGGAACGCTTTACCCCATTTGTTAAAAATGGACAGAACGTTGAGATTTGGAATGAGGATGGGGGAACTTCTACCGAACTGTCTTATAAAAACATACCATTTTATTTATCTGGCAGAGGTTATGGGGTCTTTGTTAACAGTACGGATAAGGTATCCTTTGAAGTAAGCTCGGAAATGGTAAAAAAAGTAGGTTTTTCAATTCCCGGGGAGAGTCTGGATTATTTTATCTTCAACGGCCCTACCATGAAGGAGGCTCTTTCCAGATATACAGACTTGACAGGTAAACCGGCACTGCCTGCTCCATGGACTTTTGGACTCTGGCTTTCTACGTCTTTTACTACGAATTACGATGAAGCAACTGTTACAAGCTTTGTGGATGGCATGATAGAAAGAGAGATTCCTTTGAGTGTATTCCACTTTGACTGTTTTTGGATGAAAGGCTTTCAATGGTCAGATTTTAGATGGGATAAAGAAGTATTTTCAAATCCGGCAGGGATGTTAAGGCGTTTAAAAGAAAAGGGATTAAGGATTTGTGTCTGGATTAACTCCTACATTGCCCAAGAGTCGGTATTATTTGAAGAAGGAATGGAAAATGGATATTTTGTAAAGAGAACGAATGGGGATGTATGGCAGTGGGATATGTGGCAGCCGGGAATGGCATTGGTGGATTTTACAAATCCCCGTGCTTGTGAATGGTTTTCTGCAAGACTGGAAGATTTGCTGGACATGGGGGTTGACTGCTTTAAAACCGATTTTGGAGAGAGAATTCCTATTCAGGATGTGGTATATTATAACGGTGCAGATCCGGTTCGAATGCATAACTATTATACATACTTATATAACAAAACGGTTTTTGATTTATTGGAACGTAAACGAGGCAAGAAAGAGGCAGTATTATTTGCAAGAAGTGCTACGGTCGGCGGACAAAAATTCCCGGTACACTGGGGTGGTGACTGCTGGTCTGATTTTGAATCCATGTCTGAAAGTCTGCGGGGAGGGTTATCCTTAACTATGTCAGGCTTTGGTTTTTGGAGCCATGATATTGGTGGCTTTGAAGACACTTCTACTCCGGATGTGTATAAGAGATGGGTTGCGTTTGGATTAATGTCCTCTCATTCCAGGCTACATGGAAGTAGTTCCTATCGGGTACCTTGGGTCTATGATGAGGAGGCAGTGGATGTAGCGAGATTTTTCACCAAATTAAAATTATCTCTTATGCCATATATATATCGTAATGCAATAGAAACCAGTAAAACAGGTATACCGACCATGAGAAGTATGGTACTTGAGTTTCAGGAAGATCCTGCCTGTGGGTATTTGGATAAACAATATATGTTTGGAGATAGTCTGTTGATTGCACCGGTATTTGATGAGGAGGGAGTCGTAGAATATTATGTTCCTATGGGTAATTGGACAAATTATCTCACCGGTGAGAAGATAAGAGGCGGTAGTTACCGGAAGGAACAGCATGGGTATTTCAGTCTCCCCTGCCTTGTAAGGGAAAATACCATTCTGGCGGTCGGTGCTAAAGATTCTGCACCTTCCTATGATTATGCGAAAGAGGTTACCTTCAAAATATATGAACTAGTTGAAGAAAAAATGGCTGCTACAAAACTCTATGATATAAAAGCCGACCTAGAACTTGAAATATCCAGTTTGTTAACAGGAAATCAAATTAAAATAACCGTAAACCATTATGCTAATAAAAAACCGTATAAAATATATCTTCATAATATAAAAAATGTTACTGCATGCAACGGAGGGAAATATGACATAGACAGTACAGGTACTTTCCTGATTCCTGATAGTAGTGACATGTCTATGACAGAAGAGTTGGTTTGTATCTTAGGATAA
- a CDS encoding response regulator transcription factor encodes MYKLLIIDDEPIVREGIRTLLSWESMGLFICGEGCDGKDGLQKIIALNPDLVLIDIKMPGMSGLEVIKQAKEQGFDGKIIILTGHSDFEFAKSAISLGVRAYLLKPIDEEELEESIRNMVEELEAKKNLDAYFSNSELKAKKELLRRLLLYKVESTDIRGELKQYGLNYHMDNYSVAILSQKRKLFQELEPEEMRKEEAALLGDVERLYLEDKEVFIGKGYTYERFREILKQYSDKRRNINKDKLFITLGHTVNYWEDIHFSYECAKMLSAYQFLYEEADIIDITILRNPKIIQEESLIDLLGSLVEIGDITGIKEVLQRRREYYRVNLWNEADVKVKITQNLIKIHHRLEKNYEIKKQNDTDINDVIELIKNSYTLEIAMEREYEFLINLSSLVGGTSSDNVIKRMLTYMEKNYRTDLKLESIARMFNYNSAYLGKIFKKGTGESFNNVLDSIRIKNAKRLLTESDLKVYQVSEQVGYSNIDYFYSKFKKYVGLSPKEFKNK; translated from the coding sequence ATGTATAAATTGCTAATCATTGATGATGAGCCAATTGTCAGAGAAGGTATAAGAACCTTATTATCCTGGGAAAGTATGGGGCTATTCATCTGCGGAGAAGGATGTGACGGAAAGGACGGTCTGCAAAAAATAATTGCGCTTAACCCGGATTTAGTATTAATCGATATTAAAATGCCGGGAATGTCTGGTCTTGAAGTTATTAAACAAGCAAAAGAACAGGGCTTTGATGGGAAAATTATTATCTTAACGGGGCATTCAGATTTTGAATTCGCTAAATCGGCAATTTCTTTAGGGGTCAGAGCTTATCTGCTAAAACCAATTGATGAGGAAGAACTGGAAGAAAGCATAAGGAATATGGTAGAGGAATTAGAAGCTAAGAAGAATTTAGATGCTTACTTTAGTAATAGCGAGCTAAAAGCTAAAAAAGAACTGCTTCGCAGACTCCTTTTATACAAAGTAGAGAGTACGGATATCCGAGGAGAGTTAAAGCAGTATGGTCTGAATTATCATATGGATAACTATAGTGTGGCAATTCTCAGTCAAAAACGTAAACTTTTCCAAGAGTTAGAGCCAGAAGAAATGAGGAAGGAGGAAGCAGCCTTACTAGGAGATGTGGAGCGGTTATATCTAGAGGATAAAGAAGTGTTTATCGGAAAGGGTTATACTTATGAACGGTTTCGGGAGATTTTAAAGCAATATAGTGATAAAAGGAGAAATATTAATAAGGATAAACTGTTTATAACCCTAGGGCATACCGTTAATTACTGGGAGGATATACATTTTTCCTATGAATGTGCTAAAATGTTATCAGCTTATCAATTTTTGTATGAAGAAGCAGACATCATTGATATTACTATCTTACGAAATCCTAAAATCATTCAGGAAGAATCTTTAATTGACCTCCTAGGCAGCTTAGTAGAGATTGGGGATATAACAGGAATAAAAGAAGTGCTTCAAAGACGCAGGGAGTATTACAGGGTGAATCTTTGGAATGAAGCGGATGTAAAGGTAAAGATAACGCAGAATTTAATTAAAATTCATCATAGGCTCGAAAAAAACTATGAAATTAAAAAACAGAATGATACAGATATTAATGATGTGATAGAATTAATAAAAAATTCTTACACTTTGGAAATAGCAATGGAAAGAGAATATGAATTTTTAATCAATTTAAGCAGTTTAGTAGGGGGGACATCCTCTGATAATGTGATTAAACGGATGTTAACCTATATGGAAAAAAACTACAGGACTGACTTGAAATTAGAGTCTATTGCCCGGATGTTTAACTACAATAGTGCTTACCTTGGTAAGATATTTAAAAAGGGCACAGGTGAAAGCTTTAATAATGTTTTGGACTCCATACGCATAAAGAATGCCAAAAGGCTGTTAACAGAATCTGATTTAAAAGTATATCAGGTATCTGAACAAGTGGGTTACAGTAACATTGATTATTTCTATTCTAAGTTTAAGAAATATGTAGGGCTCAGTCCAAAAGAATTTAAAAATAAATAA
- a CDS encoding ABC transporter substrate-binding protein has translation MKKKKIISLLLVVTMLATILAGCKTNKGSQTSTDPSAAPVTEGAGPTQDAEEIVPKTFTFYSADSKGDPWTDPVAQEITKRTGVTLETDYPIDGDDQRIALMIASQEYPDLIYAKGDTTQLIDAGALIDLTDLIEQYGPNIKKLFGDMLNRLKYSEEDPAIYALGANGVGAQKYATDGSMQLQYAVLEDAGYAIPKTLQEYEELIKNYIAKNPTMTGPDGSTYDTIGMTLSTTDWHWYITLANPSGMASGAADNGQWIIDDANNYQATYKHAADGQYEYYKWLNHMYNTGLLDPEFATQTHDDYLAKIATGRVLGLADASWDYNTAVASLLAADMYERSYAGLPISLNENIKNASLMDQGYSGGWGVGITTACEDPVAAIKFLDWMCSDEAQILNHWGIEGINYKLDDNGKRYVPEEEYKYSKSDSEYSKKTGVGFHSYPFPEYGDGRVDANGETYTTVSVESKIANYNPAEKKAVEAWGATMLIDIFPQTDEFPVSDYGAVWQLAIPTDSMLSSFVAQADEISWQYLVQLTISTPEKFDSLWQEFQEKLKAAGLEKANTEMTELIQKKAAFWKAD, from the coding sequence ATGAAAAAGAAAAAAATTATATCCCTATTGTTGGTAGTAACCATGCTTGCCACAATTTTAGCAGGATGTAAGACAAACAAAGGCAGTCAGACTTCGACTGACCCATCTGCAGCACCGGTTACTGAAGGAGCGGGACCGACGCAGGATGCAGAAGAAATTGTCCCTAAAACATTTACCTTTTACAGTGCAGATAGTAAAGGGGATCCTTGGACCGACCCGGTAGCGCAAGAGATTACAAAGCGTACAGGTGTAACCTTAGAAACAGATTATCCCATTGATGGAGATGACCAGAGAATTGCACTTATGATTGCATCTCAGGAATATCCTGATTTAATTTATGCAAAAGGGGATACGACACAGTTAATTGATGCCGGAGCTTTAATTGATTTAACAGACTTGATTGAACAATATGGTCCTAATATCAAAAAGCTTTTCGGAGATATGTTAAACCGTCTGAAATACAGTGAAGAGGATCCAGCTATTTATGCCCTTGGTGCGAATGGTGTTGGGGCACAAAAATATGCTACGGATGGTTCTATGCAGCTTCAGTATGCAGTGTTGGAAGATGCTGGCTATGCCATTCCTAAAACCCTACAGGAGTATGAAGAGCTCATTAAGAATTATATTGCAAAAAATCCTACAATGACCGGACCGGACGGAAGTACTTATGACACCATCGGCATGACATTATCAACTACAGACTGGCATTGGTATATCACTTTAGCCAATCCTTCCGGAATGGCTTCCGGAGCTGCTGATAATGGTCAATGGATTATAGATGATGCCAACAACTATCAGGCAACTTATAAGCATGCTGCTGACGGGCAGTATGAGTATTATAAGTGGCTAAATCATATGTATAACACCGGGTTACTAGATCCGGAATTTGCAACGCAGACACACGATGACTATCTGGCTAAAATAGCAACCGGCCGTGTTTTAGGTTTGGCTGATGCAAGCTGGGATTATAATACTGCTGTAGCTTCCTTACTGGCAGCAGACATGTATGAAAGATCCTATGCAGGACTTCCGATATCTTTGAATGAAAATATTAAAAATGCTTCACTTATGGATCAAGGTTATTCAGGAGGATGGGGTGTCGGAATTACGACTGCATGTGAGGATCCGGTTGCAGCAATTAAATTTTTAGACTGGATGTGTTCTGATGAAGCGCAGATATTAAACCACTGGGGAATAGAAGGAATTAACTATAAGTTGGATGACAATGGCAAACGTTATGTACCGGAGGAGGAATACAAATACAGCAAATCTGATTCCGAGTATTCGAAAAAAACAGGTGTTGGATTCCATTCCTATCCGTTTCCGGAATATGGTGACGGACGCGTAGATGCTAATGGAGAGACTTATACAACCGTATCTGTTGAATCAAAGATTGCTAATTACAATCCAGCAGAGAAGAAAGCGGTAGAAGCATGGGGAGCAACAATGTTAATAGATATATTCCCTCAGACAGATGAATTCCCTGTATCTGATTATGGTGCTGTATGGCAGTTAGCAATCCCAACTGATTCTATGTTAAGCTCCTTTGTAGCTCAGGCTGATGAGATATCTTGGCAGTATTTGGTACAGTTAACCATCAGTACACCTGAAAAATTTGATTCTCTATGGCAGGAATTTCAGGAGAAACTAAAAGCAGCAGGATTAGAAAAAGCAAATACAGAGATGACTGAGCTTATACAGAAGAAAGCAGCCTTTTGGAAAGCTGACTAA